The genomic segment TAAAACTTAACCTTCAATTCAAAATTCAAAATTTAGAATTCAAAATTTCTTAAAAGGTGGATGAATTTTTAAACAGATAAACACACACTATCTATTTTTGCACTAAGTGATGGAAGATACTATATGTTTCTTCTTTCCCTAAAGAGGCTTATAAGACATAGATTGGCAATGATTTCTTTAGGAATCCTTGGCTTTCTCTACATCCTTGCCATATTCGCCGATTTCTTTGCTTGCTATCATTATGACTATGAAAAAAGGGATAAAGCATACCATCCACCTGTTAAAATTTATTTTATTAAAGATGGAAAAATAACATTTCCCTTTGTCTATGAATATAAAATGACTTGGAAGAATTACAAGAGGGTATGGCTTCCCGACAAAACAAAGCCCTATTTTCTAAAGCTATTCTTTAAAGGAAGGCTATTTGGGGTAGAAGAACCTGCAATGCTTTATCTTTTAGGCTCTGATTGGAATGGAAGGGATATATTATCAAGGCTTATATATGGTGCAAGAATCTCATTATCTATTGGCATAATTGGCGTCCTTATTTCCTTCTCATTAGGCCTTCTTATGGGAGGCATATCAGGCTATTTTGGAGGATGGATAGATACAGCAATTATGAGAACTGTTGAACTTATTATGAGCTTTCCCGCCTTTTATTTGTTGCTTAGCTTAAGGGCAATATTCCCTTTAGACCTTCCCTCCTACCAGGTTTATATTATGATTGTTGTAATCTTAAGCTTCATTGAATGGGGAGGGATTGCAAGGATAATAAGGGGGATGGTTTTGTCAATAAGGGAAAAGGAGTTTATCCTGGCAGAAAAGGCATTGGGTGCATCATCTTTAAGGATAATTCTCTCCCACATCCTTCCAAATACCCTTTCATATGTCATTGTCGCTGCAGGACTCTCTATTCCATCATATATCCTTTCAGAATCTGCCCTATCTATGATCGGGCTTGGAATAAATGAGCCCTGGCCCTCTTGGGGAAATATGCTCTCTCGGGCAATGGATTATTCTGTTTTATCCTCCTGCTTTTGGATATTATCACCGGGCTTTCTTATCTTTGTTTCTGTCCTGTCATTTAACCTTTTATCTGATGGCTTAAGGGATGCCTTTGACCCAAGGGCTATATTTTAAGAAAGGTAAGAAAAAATACCTTTATGAAAGGATCTTCCCTCACTTAGTGCAAAAATAGATAGGGTTTATGTTTATTTAAGAAATTTTGAATTCTAAATTTTGAATTTTGGATTGAAGGTTAAGTTTTATAAAATTTTTCCCCTTTTAATTCAAAA from the bacterium genome contains:
- a CDS encoding ABC transporter permease — encoded protein: MFLLSLKRLIRHRLAMISLGILGFLYILAIFADFFACYHYDYEKRDKAYHPPVKIYFIKDGKITFPFVYEYKMTWKNYKRVWLPDKTKPYFLKLFFKGRLFGVEEPAMLYLLGSDWNGRDILSRLIYGARISLSIGIIGVLISFSLGLLMGGISGYFGGWIDTAIMRTVELIMSFPAFYLLLSLRAIFPLDLPSYQVYIMIVVILSFIEWGGIARIIRGMVLSIREKEFILAEKALGASSLRIILSHILPNTLSYVIVAAGLSIPSYILSESALSMIGLGINEPWPSWGNMLSRAMDYSVLSSCFWILSPGFLIFVSVLSFNLLSDGLRDAFDPRAIF